One window from the genome of Commensalibacter oyaizuii encodes:
- the guaA gene encoding glutamine-hydrolyzing GMP synthase, whose translation MTQVSNLEQSLHEEKILILDFGSQVTQLIARRVRESGVYCEIWPYTSKDEKIRSFAPKGIILSGGPSSVTDENAPRIPDEVFALNIPVLGICYGEQAMCHQLGGQVEGSDHREFGRAHVEVVEDSALCRGIWARGSREQVWMSHGDRVVKLPPGFKVIGTSEGAPYAMIADEGRRLYGVQFHPEVVHTPHGSALLKNFTHNIVGCHGNWTMAGFRDLEIERIRQQVGDKKVICGLSGGVDSAVAAVLIHQAIGDQLTCIFVDHGMLRQGEVDEVVKTFTGRFNIPLIKRDASDLFLKELEGVTDPEKKRKTIGRLFVEVFEEEAKKLGGADFLAQGTLYPDVIESVSVTGASVTIKSHHNVGGLPERMNMQLVEPLRDLFKDEVRDLGRELGIPENIVGRHPFPGPGLAIRILSDITRDKLDLLRKIDSIYLEEIRSAGLYDAIWQAFAVLLPVRTVGVMGDGRTYDHACALRAVTSVDGMTADVYPFDMAFLTRVAGRIVNEVRGVNRVTYDITSKPPGTIEWE comes from the coding sequence ATGACCCAAGTAAGTAACCTTGAACAATCTTTGCATGAAGAAAAGATTCTGATTCTTGATTTTGGTAGCCAGGTAACACAATTAATCGCCAGACGCGTTAGGGAAAGTGGCGTTTATTGTGAAATATGGCCATATACCAGTAAAGATGAGAAGATTCGTTCTTTTGCACCCAAAGGGATTATTCTTTCTGGTGGACCATCAAGTGTTACAGATGAAAATGCCCCCCGTATCCCTGATGAGGTTTTTGCATTAAATATACCCGTGCTTGGGATTTGTTATGGTGAACAAGCGATGTGTCATCAATTGGGTGGTCAAGTGGAGGGCAGTGATCACCGAGAATTCGGCCGTGCGCATGTCGAGGTGGTAGAAGATAGCGCTCTTTGTCGTGGGATTTGGGCCCGAGGCAGTCGCGAACAGGTTTGGATGAGCCACGGTGATCGTGTCGTAAAATTACCGCCAGGGTTCAAAGTTATCGGAACCAGTGAAGGGGCTCCATATGCTATGATTGCAGATGAAGGACGTCGTTTATATGGTGTTCAATTTCATCCAGAGGTTGTCCATACCCCACATGGTTCAGCATTATTAAAGAATTTTACCCATAATATTGTGGGTTGTCACGGCAATTGGACAATGGCAGGGTTCCGTGATTTAGAAATAGAGCGGATTCGTCAACAAGTCGGCGATAAAAAAGTTATTTGTGGACTATCGGGTGGGGTTGATTCTGCAGTTGCTGCGGTTTTAATTCATCAAGCCATAGGCGATCAATTAACGTGTATCTTTGTTGATCATGGCATGTTGCGTCAAGGCGAGGTGGATGAGGTCGTTAAAACGTTTACAGGACGATTTAATATTCCCTTGATTAAACGTGATGCTTCTGATTTATTTTTAAAAGAGTTGGAAGGGGTAACCGACCCTGAAAAAAAACGGAAAACGATTGGTCGTTTATTTGTTGAAGTGTTTGAAGAAGAAGCCAAAAAATTAGGTGGTGCAGATTTCTTGGCACAAGGAACATTATATCCAGACGTTATTGAAAGCGTCAGTGTTACTGGGGCTTCTGTAACGATTAAATCCCATCATAATGTGGGTGGATTACCAGAAAGAATGAATATGCAGTTGGTAGAGCCGCTGCGTGATTTGTTCAAAGACGAAGTGCGCGATTTGGGGCGAGAGCTTGGTATCCCTGAAAATATTGTAGGCCGTCATCCCTTTCCAGGGCCAGGGCTTGCCATTCGTATTCTAAGTGATATTACCCGTGATAAACTGGATTTATTACGTAAGATTGACTCGATTTATTTAGAGGAAATACGCAGTGCAGGCCTTTACGATGCTATTTGGCAGGCCTTTGCGGTTTTGCTACCTGTACGAACGGTGGGTGTTATGGGGGACGGTCGCACATATGACCATGCGTGTGCATTACGAGCCGTAACTAGCGTTGATGGAATGACGGCCGATGTTTATCCATTTGATATGGCTTTTTTAACGCGGGTTGCAGGGCGTATTGTTAACGAGGTGCGGGGCGTTAATCGCGTAACCTACGACATAACATCAAAACCCCCTGGAACCATCGAGTGGGAATGA
- a CDS encoding response regulator has translation MIRTSTSILIIEDQQEICDLIELSLSDKVPTIYFANSLAQACHLYANHTFDIAIVDICLPDGDPYVLVEKLSEKNCQIILMSGNFDLNQRLTQLPFQRIDKPFRIKTLLEAVETACKIGTPEAIAS, from the coding sequence ATGATACGCACCTCAACCTCTATTTTGATTATAGAAGACCAACAAGAAATATGTGATCTTATAGAATTGAGTTTATCAGACAAGGTCCCAACCATCTACTTTGCTAACTCCCTTGCCCAAGCATGCCATCTATACGCAAATCATACCTTTGATATAGCCATTGTTGACATTTGTCTTCCTGATGGTGATCCTTACGTTCTAGTGGAAAAACTAAGCGAAAAAAATTGTCAAATTATATTAATGAGTGGAAATTTTGATTTAAATCAGCGATTAACACAATTACCTTTCCAACGAATTGACAAACCATTTAGAATCAAAACATTACTTGAAGCTGTAGAAACTGCCTGCAAGATCGGGACACCTGAAGCAATTGCAAGTTAA
- a CDS encoding ArnT family glycosyltransferase, which translates to MKNSPFFWMCMGLMAITIVRVAIAANIPLSPDEAYYWIWSQRLDYSFYDHPPMVALWIKAGCFLWGNTALGIRFFGAVAALLGSIFIYFATFDFSGSLLNQQSKKNAIYAVLALNATLAVGVGSVTMTPDTPLLFFICMFLWACGRLLRTQIPQWWWMIGVSVGLGLLSKYTMLLPVMGLGIWCFLTPQGRSYLKSKELWGGAVVSCLVFSPVIFWNAHHQWISFLKQGGRAGDWRPVRAVQFLSELLGGQIGLSTPVLFICFCLGFAYLTRNVLKTRDQKSLLLWLMVFIPICIFVQHAIGDRVQANWVGILYPFLAIIVAVYSHKFLKVGIIVGFLLVIPIYVQAAFALFPVPPKLDITLKRLGGWQNFSQTLNRQVPSDQSIFTDEYGLGAEMAFYIPKRHIISVDQRWKYFKKNDDSNEQKGYGCLVRTQRRKDQPSSAYFKDIQKVGEIKRLRNNQTAEVYTLYKVRLINNIGQDTMLLPSAQ; encoded by the coding sequence ATGAAGAATTCCCCTTTTTTTTGGATGTGTATGGGATTAATGGCAATTACCATAGTCCGTGTAGCCATTGCTGCAAATATTCCGTTATCCCCTGATGAAGCTTACTATTGGATTTGGTCCCAACGACTAGATTATAGTTTTTATGATCATCCCCCTATGGTGGCATTATGGATTAAAGCAGGCTGTTTTTTATGGGGAAATACTGCCTTAGGGATACGGTTTTTTGGTGCAGTTGCTGCATTATTAGGCAGCATTTTTATTTATTTTGCCACCTTTGATTTTAGTGGTTCTTTATTAAATCAGCAATCCAAGAAAAATGCTATTTATGCCGTACTGGCTTTAAACGCAACATTGGCTGTGGGGGTGGGGTCGGTTACGATGACCCCCGACACGCCTTTATTATTTTTTATTTGTATGTTTTTATGGGCATGTGGTCGGTTGCTTAGGACACAAATACCACAATGGTGGTGGATGATTGGCGTCAGTGTTGGCTTGGGATTATTAAGCAAATATACAATGCTTTTACCTGTAATGGGATTGGGAATATGGTGCTTCCTTACCCCGCAAGGCCGCTCTTATTTAAAATCAAAAGAATTATGGGGAGGGGCAGTGGTAAGCTGCCTTGTCTTTTCCCCTGTGATTTTTTGGAATGCACATCATCAATGGATTAGTTTTTTAAAGCAAGGAGGAAGAGCAGGTGATTGGAGGCCTGTGCGTGCTGTACAATTCTTATCTGAATTATTGGGCGGGCAGATTGGACTGTCGACCCCCGTATTGTTTATTTGTTTTTGTTTAGGATTTGCTTATTTAACCCGTAATGTTTTGAAAACAAGGGATCAAAAATCATTATTGTTATGGTTAATGGTCTTTATACCAATATGTATTTTTGTTCAACATGCAATTGGGGATCGCGTTCAGGCAAATTGGGTGGGGATTTTATACCCATTTTTGGCGATTATTGTTGCCGTTTATAGCCATAAATTTCTAAAAGTGGGGATTATTGTTGGTTTTCTTTTAGTCATCCCTATTTATGTTCAGGCAGCATTTGCACTTTTTCCCGTACCGCCAAAATTGGATATTACGTTAAAGCGGCTTGGTGGATGGCAAAATTTTAGCCAAACGTTAAATAGACAAGTCCCAAGTGATCAATCTATTTTTACAGATGAATATGGCTTAGGGGCTGAGATGGCATTTTATATTCCTAAGCGTCATATCATTTCTGTTGACCAAAGATGGAAATATTTTAAAAAGAATGATGATAGCAACGAGCAGAAAGGGTATGGTTGTTTAGTTCGTACTCAACGCCGAAAAGATCAACCTTCCTCAGCATATTTTAAAGATATCCAGAAAGTTGGTGAAATAAAACGCCTCAGAAATAATCAAACTGCAGAAGTTTATACACTATATAAAGTTCGATTGATAAATAATATTGGTCAAGATACGATGCTGTTGCCATCAGCACAATAA
- a CDS encoding polyprenol monophosphomannose synthase: MNASAESNVRLELSVIVPCYNECGNVEPLFHALIKALEGRRWEAIFVDDNSPDGTIQRVWELAQQDSRIRGILRVGRRGLSSAVIEGVLASSAQCVAVIDGDMQHDESCLPEMLDAVLKDHYDFAVGSRHVQGGDSVGLANRWRHVISQSGIWLSQKFLPVKLNDPMSGFFLLRRALFIELLPSLSGTGFKILLDLVMSCPKNIRLKEIPFRFRQRLSGESKLNFKVMWQFLLMMAEKLWLCFVPVRLLVTIIIFILGVVGFKYIIKD, from the coding sequence ATGAATGCTTCCGCTGAATCAAATGTTCGTTTGGAACTCAGTGTCATTGTTCCGTGTTATAATGAATGCGGCAATGTTGAACCGTTATTTCATGCTTTAATCAAGGCATTAGAGGGACGACGATGGGAAGCAATTTTCGTTGACGACAATTCTCCTGACGGGACTATACAGCGTGTTTGGGAGCTTGCTCAACAAGATTCTCGTATTCGTGGCATATTGCGCGTGGGCAGACGCGGGCTTTCGTCGGCGGTGATTGAAGGGGTACTGGCCTCTTCTGCACAGTGTGTTGCTGTTATTGATGGGGATATGCAACATGATGAATCTTGTTTACCTGAAATGTTAGATGCAGTTTTAAAAGATCATTATGATTTTGCTGTAGGAAGCCGTCATGTTCAGGGTGGGGATTCTGTTGGGCTTGCTAATCGTTGGCGTCATGTTATTTCGCAAAGCGGTATTTGGCTGTCACAAAAGTTTCTACCTGTAAAACTAAATGACCCGATGAGTGGATTTTTCCTGCTAAGACGTGCATTATTTATTGAGCTATTACCTAGCTTATCTGGGACTGGATTCAAAATCTTGCTAGATTTGGTGATGTCTTGTCCAAAAAATATCCGTTTAAAAGAAATTCCTTTTCGGTTTAGACAGCGTTTGTCAGGGGAAAGTAAGCTTAATTTTAAGGTTATGTGGCAATTTCTTCTAATGATGGCTGAAAAACTGTGGCTTTGTTTTGTTCCCGTTCGGCTGTTAGTGACAATAATTATTTTTATTTTAGGTGTGGTTGGCTTTAAATATATAATAAAAGATTAA
- a CDS encoding Lrp/AsnC family transcriptional regulator → MAQLVELDKIDWLILDELQKDGRITNIDLAQRVGISAPPCLRRVRRLETLGVIKSYHARIDVLSVGWSLSVFVLVGLDSQKEAVLKEFETQMAQLPEVRECHMVRGGVDFLIRFIARDAEDENRLTHELTSNPHVARVQTLQIIRTSLQREGVPLEIEDKI, encoded by the coding sequence ATGGCACAATTAGTAGAACTTGATAAAATTGACTGGTTAATCTTAGACGAGTTGCAAAAAGACGGTCGTATAACGAATATTGACTTGGCTCAACGTGTGGGTATATCAGCCCCCCCTTGTTTAAGGCGTGTAAGACGTTTGGAAACATTAGGGGTGATTAAAAGTTATCACGCCAGAATTGATGTTCTATCTGTTGGTTGGTCTTTATCAGTATTTGTTTTGGTAGGGTTGGACAGTCAAAAGGAAGCTGTTTTAAAAGAATTCGAGACTCAAATGGCTCAGCTGCCCGAAGTGCGTGAATGCCACATGGTGCGCGGGGGGGTTGATTTTTTAATTCGCTTTATTGCCCGCGACGCAGAAGACGAGAATCGATTAACGCACGAATTAACCAGTAATCCACATGTTGCAAGGGTGCAGACCTTACAAATTATACGCACCAGTTTGCAACGTGAGGGCGTTCCTTTGGAAATAGAGGATAAAATATAG
- the trxB gene encoding thioredoxin-disulfide reductase, translated as MTETFFTDLLIIGAGPAGYTAAIYGARANLKPTLLTGLQPGGQLTITNDVENYPGFAEAIQGPWLMEQMASQAKNVGANIVMDSIAECSLLNPSKDDGYFTFHTDLGNIYKARTAIIATGAQARWLGLEAEERLQGYGVSACATCDGFFYRGKKVAVIGGGNTAVEEALYLTNHASHVTLIHRRDSLRAEKIQQDRLLANPKISVIWDTVVEDILSGGNPAAVTSLALKNVKTNETSTLEIDGVFIAIGHTPNTSFFKNQIQLDDEGYIITTPGTPNTSIPGIFAAGDVQDKHYRQAITAAGSGCMAALEAERYIASMK; from the coding sequence ATGACAGAAACTTTTTTTACGGATTTGCTGATTATCGGTGCAGGTCCAGCAGGATATACGGCCGCAATTTATGGGGCAAGAGCCAACCTAAAACCTACATTATTGACGGGTTTGCAACCTGGTGGGCAATTAACTATTACAAATGATGTGGAAAATTATCCAGGATTTGCAGAAGCCATTCAAGGTCCATGGCTTATGGAACAAATGGCAAGCCAAGCCAAGAATGTTGGTGCAAATATCGTCATGGATAGTATTGCTGAATGTTCTTTGTTAAACCCTTCTAAAGATGATGGATATTTTACCTTTCACACAGACTTGGGCAATATTTACAAAGCGCGCACAGCAATCATTGCGACAGGTGCACAAGCGCGTTGGCTTGGCTTAGAAGCGGAAGAACGCTTGCAAGGTTATGGTGTTTCTGCTTGTGCTACGTGTGATGGTTTCTTTTATCGCGGTAAAAAAGTTGCCGTTATCGGAGGGGGAAATACAGCTGTAGAAGAGGCTTTGTACTTAACAAATCATGCCTCTCACGTTACTTTAATTCATCGCCGTGACTCTTTACGTGCAGAGAAGATTCAACAGGATCGACTGCTGGCAAACCCCAAAATCTCTGTCATTTGGGATACTGTCGTAGAGGATATCCTTTCTGGTGGTAATCCTGCTGCTGTCACAAGTCTTGCATTAAAAAATGTAAAAACTAACGAAACCTCTACTCTTGAAATTGATGGGGTGTTCATTGCCATTGGTCATACACCCAATACATCCTTTTTTAAGAATCAAATACAGCTAGATGATGAAGGGTATATTATTACTACCCCAGGAACACCTAATACATCCATTCCTGGAATTTTTGCGGCGGGTGATGTACAAGATAAACATTATCGTCAAGCCATCACGGCTGCTGGGTCAGGTTGTATGGCCGCATTAGAAGCCGAACGTTATATTGCGTCTATGAAATAA
- a CDS encoding mannose-1-phosphate guanylyltransferase/mannose-6-phosphate isomerase, which translates to MSGAEICKVVPVILSGGTGSRLWPVSRASFPKQLWPLLTERSMLQDTVLRGIGSMFTDPIIVCNNDHRFLIAEQLREIGIEEAQILLEPIGRNSAPAIAAASLLVAEKNPNHTLWVMAADAVVTETQKLVDFVQEAAILAKKKKIITFGIQPTRPETGYGYIEKGNKIDHSRHGFEVKAFTEKPNLQMASQMIASGRYLWNSGMFVFMAETMLQEMQLHTPELLSSVKTAIDRRKTDLCFERIHLEDFIKVPDISIDYAIAEKTEHMAVIAADLTWSDIGSWDGLWDISNKDEQGNVSMGKVFLENTHNSYVRSEDVVTAVNGLDDVVVVVTGDAVLVTHRSKSQDVKKIVEKLLAANQKEAFAHNRCYRPWGYYETLASGHRFQVKQLVVSVGAQLSLQKHYHRSEHWVVVSGVAEVTRGDEVILVQENESVYLPLGTLHRLKNPGCIPLVVIEIQSGSYLAEDDIVRLEDTYNRLD; encoded by the coding sequence ATGAGCGGGGCAGAAATATGTAAGGTTGTTCCGGTGATTTTATCCGGTGGAACTGGAAGCCGATTGTGGCCCGTATCCCGTGCAAGTTTTCCAAAACAATTATGGCCGCTTTTAACAGAACGGTCAATGCTTCAAGATACTGTATTACGGGGAATCGGGTCTATGTTTACAGACCCGATCATCGTTTGTAATAACGATCACCGTTTTTTGATTGCGGAACAGTTACGCGAAATCGGTATTGAAGAAGCCCAGATTTTATTAGAACCTATTGGAAGGAATTCCGCCCCTGCTATTGCAGCGGCAAGTTTACTGGTTGCTGAAAAAAATCCAAACCATACATTGTGGGTGATGGCTGCTGATGCCGTTGTTACAGAAACGCAAAAACTAGTTGATTTCGTTCAAGAAGCAGCAATTTTAGCAAAGAAAAAGAAGATCATTACCTTTGGTATTCAGCCAACTCGGCCAGAGACTGGGTATGGTTATATTGAAAAAGGTAATAAAATTGATCATAGTCGTCATGGGTTCGAGGTAAAGGCTTTTACTGAAAAACCAAATCTTCAGATGGCCTCTCAAATGATTGCTTCAGGGCGGTATCTTTGGAATTCGGGTATGTTTGTATTCATGGCTGAAACCATGCTGCAAGAAATGCAATTACATACACCCGAATTATTGTCGTCAGTAAAAACTGCTATAGATCGTCGCAAAACCGACCTGTGTTTTGAACGAATTCATCTAGAAGATTTTATTAAGGTTCCCGATATTTCAATTGATTATGCTATTGCTGAAAAAACTGAACATATGGCTGTGATTGCTGCTGACTTAACGTGGTCAGACATAGGCAGCTGGGACGGTTTGTGGGATATCAGTAATAAGGATGAACAGGGCAATGTATCTATGGGGAAGGTCTTTTTGGAAAATACCCATAACAGTTACGTGCGATCTGAAGATGTTGTCACTGCCGTAAATGGATTGGATGATGTGGTTGTCGTAGTGACAGGTGATGCTGTTTTAGTAACGCACCGCAGCAAATCCCAAGATGTCAAAAAGATCGTAGAAAAGTTGCTAGCAGCCAATCAAAAAGAGGCATTTGCCCATAATCGATGTTATCGCCCCTGGGGATATTATGAAACGTTAGCCAGCGGACATCGTTTTCAAGTTAAGCAGCTGGTAGTCAGTGTTGGTGCTCAGCTCTCTTTACAAAAGCATTATCATCGTTCTGAACATTGGGTTGTTGTCTCTGGGGTCGCCGAAGTTACAAGAGGGGATGAGGTCATTTTGGTTCAAGAAAATGAGAGTGTATATCTACCTCTTGGTACCTTGCATCGTTTAAAGAATCCTGGATGTATTCCTTTAGTAGTTATTGAAATCCAATCAGGGTCTTATTTGGCAGAAGATGATATCGTTCGTTTAGAAGATACATACAACCGTTTAGATTGA
- a CDS encoding integration host factor subunit beta codes for MTKSELILEIAAAHPNLLLKDIDLIVSTIFDEIESSLAKGGRVELRGFGAFFVKNRKARTGRNPRTGDPVDVEEKYVPFFKTGKELRQRANQQLTDK; via the coding sequence ATGACTAAATCTGAACTTATTTTAGAGATTGCGGCAGCGCATCCTAATTTACTATTAAAAGACATTGACTTGATCGTTTCAACGATATTTGACGAAATTGAATCCTCTTTAGCAAAAGGAGGCAGAGTTGAATTACGTGGTTTTGGTGCTTTTTTTGTTAAAAATCGTAAGGCTAGAACAGGACGCAATCCAAGAACGGGTGATCCTGTGGATGTAGAAGAAAAATATGTTCCGTTTTTCAAAACAGGTAAAGAGCTAAGACAACGCGCTAATCAACAGTTAACGGATAAATAA
- the sppA gene encoding signal peptide peptidase SppA gives MQLESDILLERQKMRRKLILWRCFAIVIFVLSIVPILATTMSSKMNNLSDHLVKMKIEGVISSDVSKQVQLIDKALDNKSVKGMILYVNSPGGAVTGGEQLHDAILRFAKKKPVVVSMGGVAASAGYMISVPAKRIFALNSTLTGSIGVIMQTPDISGLLDKVGVNVDQLVSGPLKGQPSMVKPLSPAGREMLQGLITDFYDQFVNMVAQGRHMDIAKVKELGDGRPYTGQQAVKLGLVDQIGTEKDAKYWLITSNHLPKNIKVIELKSDQPKKWFARFLGETLGVSVDSVIQQILYKDRLHLGGAVAIWQP, from the coding sequence ATGCAATTAGAAAGCGATATATTATTAGAACGTCAAAAGATGCGGCGTAAGCTTATTTTATGGCGCTGCTTTGCCATTGTTATTTTTGTGCTCTCGATTGTACCGATATTAGCTACAACCATGTCTTCTAAGATGAATAACCTTAGTGATCATTTGGTAAAAATGAAGATTGAAGGGGTTATTTCCTCAGATGTTTCTAAGCAAGTTCAATTAATTGATAAGGCTTTAGATAATAAATCTGTAAAAGGCATGATTTTATATGTGAATAGCCCTGGTGGCGCCGTTACGGGGGGTGAGCAATTACACGATGCAATTTTACGTTTTGCAAAAAAGAAACCTGTTGTCGTTAGTATGGGCGGGGTTGCTGCATCAGCTGGATACATGATTTCTGTGCCGGCAAAACGTATTTTTGCTTTAAATTCAACACTGACAGGGTCGATTGGAGTTATTATGCAAACACCTGATATCTCAGGTCTATTGGATAAAGTCGGTGTTAATGTTGATCAATTGGTTTCTGGCCCATTAAAGGGGCAACCTTCAATGGTTAAGCCTTTATCCCCTGCAGGTCGTGAAATGTTACAAGGGCTAATTACTGATTTTTATGATCAGTTTGTGAATATGGTCGCACAGGGACGACACATGGATATTGCTAAAGTCAAAGAGCTTGGTGATGGTCGTCCTTATACGGGACAACAAGCGGTAAAGTTAGGGTTAGTAGATCAAATTGGTACTGAAAAAGACGCAAAATATTGGTTGATTACATCAAATCATTTGCCTAAGAATATCAAAGTTATCGAATTAAAAAGTGACCAACCTAAAAAGTGGTTTGCACGCTTTCTTGGTGAAACTCTTGGGGTTTCTGTAGACAGTGTAATACAGCAAATTCTTTATAAAGACCGTCTTCATCTTGGTGGTGCCGTAGCAATCTGGCAACCATAG
- a CDS encoding MucR family transcriptional regulator, producing the protein MELEEKKLSLLELTVKVVSSHLSNNTVNTDQLPELIRQVHQTLTSIEKNGAETEKLQPVVPVKRSVFPDYIICLEDGKKLKMLKRHIQSAYGLTPEQYRERWNLPPDYPMVAPNYAERRSSLAREIGLGRKNVVNSKAEGRFRRGRKEE; encoded by the coding sequence ATGGAATTAGAAGAAAAGAAATTGTCGCTATTAGAATTGACGGTGAAGGTTGTATCATCGCATCTTTCTAATAACACAGTAAATACGGATCAATTACCAGAATTAATTCGTCAAGTTCACCAAACATTAACCTCTATAGAAAAGAATGGTGCAGAAACAGAAAAACTACAACCTGTGGTCCCTGTGAAACGCTCTGTTTTTCCTGATTATATCATCTGCTTGGAAGATGGTAAGAAGTTGAAAATGTTGAAAAGACATATTCAAAGTGCTTATGGATTAACACCAGAACAATATCGTGAACGCTGGAATCTGCCCCCCGATTATCCAATGGTAGCGCCAAATTATGCTGAACGTCGTTCGAGTTTAGCACGTGAGATCGGTCTTGGTCGTAAGAATGTCGTAAATAGTAAGGCCGAAGGCCGTTTTCGTCGTGGCCGTAAAGAAGAATAA
- the rplU gene encoding 50S ribosomal protein L21, whose amino-acid sequence MFAIIRTGGKQYRVTPDMVLKVEKLDVEAGNTVTFSEVLAVGKDGANTIGAPLVQGASVKATVIAQDRLKKVIIFKKRRRQNSRRKNGHRQPVTVLRITEINAA is encoded by the coding sequence ATGTTTGCAATTATCCGCACTGGTGGAAAACAATATCGCGTTACACCTGATATGGTACTAAAAGTTGAAAAACTTGATGTAGAAGCAGGAAATACCGTCACTTTTTCTGAAGTTTTAGCTGTAGGAAAAGATGGAGCCAACACAATTGGGGCCCCACTTGTACAAGGCGCTTCTGTAAAAGCAACCGTGATCGCCCAAGACCGTTTGAAAAAAGTAATTATCTTTAAAAAACGTCGTCGTCAAAATAGCCGCCGTAAAAACGGACATCGTCAACCTGTAACTGTTTTGCGCATTACCGAAATTAATGCTGCTTAA
- the rpmA gene encoding 50S ribosomal protein L27, with protein MAHKKAGGSSRNGRDTEGRRLGVKKFGGQSVIAGNIIVRQRGTKIKPGRNVGLGRDHTIFALIDGNVRFESRAKGNVLVSVEALSNAAE; from the coding sequence ATGGCACATAAAAAAGCCGGCGGATCCTCTAGAAACGGACGCGATACAGAAGGTCGTCGTCTAGGTGTTAAAAAATTTGGTGGACAAAGTGTCATTGCTGGCAACATCATTGTTCGTCAACGTGGTACAAAAATTAAACCAGGCCGAAACGTTGGTCTAGGTCGTGACCACACAATTTTTGCCCTTATTGATGGTAACGTACGCTTTGAAAGCCGTGCTAAAGGAAATGTACTCGTTTCTGTTGAAGCACTAAGCAACGCTGCTGAATAA
- the obgE gene encoding GTPase ObgE: MKFLDQAKIYIKSGDGGDGAVAFRREKFIEFGGPDGGDGGRGGDIVFKAIDNLNTLIDFRYTQHFRARKGNNGSGSNRTGAAAPTVVIKVPVGTQIFDNDKETLLADLDEAGKEIVMCRGGDGGFGNTRFKSSTNRAPRRADKGWPGEERWVWLRLKLIADAGLVGLPNAGKSTFLSVASAARPKIADYPFTTLHPQLGMVRLSSTEEFVLADIPGLIEGAHMGSGLGDRFLGHVERCALLLHLIDITSEDVVQTWKTIRHELQEYRGNLTDKHEIIGLNKADLVLPEEALQKQQALEQATGQKVFLLSAATHHGVKDILYYLQNYITQHKLNTSSTDKRFSPI, encoded by the coding sequence ATGAAATTTCTCGATCAAGCAAAAATCTATATTAAATCAGGGGATGGCGGCGATGGTGCCGTTGCCTTTCGTCGGGAAAAATTTATTGAATTTGGTGGACCAGATGGCGGTGATGGCGGACGCGGCGGTGATATTGTATTCAAGGCTATCGACAATTTAAATACTTTGATCGATTTTCGTTATACTCAACATTTTCGTGCTAGAAAAGGCAATAATGGCTCTGGCTCTAATCGAACGGGTGCTGCTGCCCCGACCGTTGTTATTAAAGTACCTGTTGGCACGCAAATATTTGATAACGATAAAGAAACATTACTAGCAGACTTAGACGAAGCAGGCAAAGAAATCGTTATGTGTCGTGGCGGAGACGGTGGTTTTGGAAATACCCGTTTTAAATCAAGTACTAACCGCGCGCCTCGTCGTGCTGATAAAGGTTGGCCTGGGGAGGAACGTTGGGTCTGGTTACGCCTAAAATTAATTGCTGATGCTGGCTTGGTTGGTTTGCCCAACGCTGGAAAGTCGACCTTCTTATCCGTTGCGTCTGCTGCAAGACCTAAAATTGCTGATTATCCATTCACAACACTGCATCCCCAACTGGGAATGGTGCGCTTGTCTTCAACAGAAGAATTCGTATTGGCTGATATTCCGGGTTTGATTGAAGGAGCACACATGGGAAGTGGTCTTGGCGACCGTTTTTTAGGGCATGTGGAACGTTGTGCTTTATTACTGCATTTAATTGATATTACCTCTGAAGACGTAGTACAAACGTGGAAAACCATTCGTCACGAGTTACAAGAATATCGTGGTAACTTAACCGACAAGCACGAAATTATAGGACTGAATAAAGCAGATCTTGTTTTACCCGAAGAAGCATTACAAAAACAACAAGCTTTGGAACAAGCAACTGGGCAAAAAGTGTTCTTGCTTTCTGCTGCCACTCATCACGGTGTAAAAGATATTTTATATTATTTGCAGAATTACATTACCCAACATAAACTAAATACTTCTTCAACAGATAAAAGATTTAGTCCAATATGA